In a single window of the Photobacterium profundum SS9 genome:
- a CDS encoding molecular chaperone TorD family protein, with amino-acid sequence MENIAIVAKLLGSFFYFPLAHENNIQYLDAIKKSDDVNETAFSAFISAVESTNEEALRADFQLLFEGCEIMPAPPWGSVYLDREQVIFGDSTLRLRQFLASHNMLLDTGMREPEDQFGLTLLALANIIDQSDDVTIVTALLADHLLPWAYHYLALVQKHGQTDVYKVLAEITEEWLTAVQAELKVTPQTYKLYF; translated from the coding sequence ATGGAAAACATCGCAATTGTTGCAAAGTTATTAGGCAGCTTCTTTTATTTCCCATTGGCGCATGAAAATAATATTCAATATTTAGATGCTATTAAAAAGAGTGATGACGTAAATGAAACGGCTTTTTCTGCATTTATTTCTGCAGTAGAAAGTACAAATGAAGAAGCGCTACGAGCTGATTTTCAATTATTGTTTGAAGGTTGTGAAATAATGCCAGCGCCACCATGGGGATCGGTTTATTTAGATCGTGAACAAGTGATCTTTGGTGATTCTACGTTACGTTTACGACAGTTTTTAGCTAGTCACAATATGTTGTTAGATACAGGTATGCGTGAGCCGGAAGATCAATTCGGATTAACCTTGCTAGCCTTAGCCAATATTATTGATCAAAGTGACGATGTAACGATCGTGACGGCCTTGTTAGCCGATCACCTTTTACCGTGGGCATATCATTACCTTGCGTTGGTACAGAAACACGGTCAGACAGATGTGTATAAAGTACTGGCTGAGATAACTGAAGAGTGGTTAACCGCGGTTCAGGCTGAGCTGAAGGTAACACCTCAAACGTATAAATTGTATTTCTGA
- a CDS encoding ferredoxin-type protein NapF: MAERNEKYYRACLEHYSVSRRGLLRGFFSGANKAVQAPDNISVKRSVPRPPGAVEEGVFLQLCQSCNYCETACVQQVIEMVEGRPQLNLDYNHCTQCGECQKACLSGALSSKNNDIGLRPSFSKGCTNRLSGECLICVDACPQQAISVSSRQLPVIDTAVCSGCGQCRSACFIGAVQLEWQTAHN, from the coding sequence ATGGCCGAGCGTAACGAAAAATATTATCGGGCGTGTCTAGAGCATTACTCCGTCAGCCGACGAGGTTTACTAAGGGGATTCTTCTCTGGTGCGAATAAAGCGGTTCAGGCACCAGATAATATATCGGTAAAACGCTCTGTTCCTCGTCCACCTGGTGCTGTAGAAGAAGGTGTGTTTTTACAGTTATGCCAATCATGCAATTACTGTGAAACGGCATGTGTGCAGCAAGTGATTGAAATGGTTGAAGGGCGACCTCAGCTTAATCTTGATTACAATCACTGCACGCAATGTGGTGAATGCCAAAAAGCCTGTTTATCTGGCGCATTATCATCAAAAAACAATGACATTGGTTTACGTCCATCATTCTCGAAAGGATGTACTAATCGCTTGTCTGGTGAATGTCTAATCTGTGTAGATGCTTGCCCGCAACAGGCGATCTCTGTTTCTTCTCGCCAGCTACCCGTTATAGATACAGCTGTGTGTTCAGGGTGCGGTCAGTGTCGTTCGGCATGTTTTATTGGTGCTGTTCAGCTGGAATGGCAAACAGCTCACAATTAA
- a CDS encoding alkaline phosphatase: MNKTLFISALSAALSTAFISHAAFAAVPQQNDVWFQDGQRAIEQAKARKPIDTKAKNVIIFIGDGMSVGTMTASRIYAGQKLGNTGEGHCCNTKTLWSFDTVRRLGSYWASRAE; this comes from the coding sequence GTGAACAAAACACTTTTTATATCAGCACTTTCTGCTGCTTTATCAACCGCATTCATTTCTCATGCTGCATTTGCCGCTGTGCCGCAACAAAATGATGTTTGGTTTCAAGATGGGCAACGAGCAATAGAGCAAGCTAAAGCTCGTAAACCAATTGATACCAAAGCGAAAAATGTCATTATTTTTATCGGTGATGGTATGAGTGTGGGCACAATGACTGCCTCTCGTATCTATGCAGGGCAAAAGCTGGGTAATACGGGTGAAGGGCATTGTTGCAACACTAAAACTTTGTGGTCTTTTGATACGGTTAGGCGACTCGGTAGCTATTGGGCATCCCGAGCTGAGTAA
- a CDS encoding DMT family transporter: MKTIKAHCMVILATILIAGSFLASNNLTGTVNPISLTLLRFVIATLCLAPVVLFTPRFRKQIIRVLPRCMVISFFYSGYFICLFEALKTTTVLNTGTLYTLTPFITTVLCIFLFKMKVGLVQFFAYILGAIGTLWVVFNGSLNSLLSLSLTQGDLIFMLGVCSMCGYTIVMKLLYRKDNVIVLTFCTLLGGTLWMTIATVAMDIPLQWDLLQGNALLSMVYLAIGATLLTSYLYQKASIALNPSSVTAYIYMSPACVALLTFLIHGESISTVILFGIALSAIATLFLQIMNVRNSHKSAH; the protein is encoded by the coding sequence ATGAAAACGATTAAAGCTCACTGCATGGTAATATTGGCGACTATCTTGATTGCGGGCTCTTTTCTTGCCTCGAATAATCTAACCGGAACAGTTAATCCGATATCGTTAACGTTACTCCGATTCGTCATTGCGACCTTGTGTTTAGCGCCTGTTGTATTATTTACACCAAGGTTTCGTAAGCAAATAATACGTGTATTACCACGCTGTATGGTGATCAGTTTCTTTTATTCTGGTTACTTTATTTGCCTGTTCGAGGCACTGAAGACGACCACGGTATTAAATACAGGCACGCTTTATACATTAACCCCTTTTATCACTACTGTACTGTGTATTTTCTTGTTCAAGATGAAAGTCGGCTTGGTGCAGTTTTTTGCTTATATTTTAGGGGCAATTGGTACGCTATGGGTGGTATTTAATGGCAGCCTTAATTCGTTGTTATCGCTATCTTTAACTCAAGGTGATTTGATATTCATGCTGGGTGTCTGCTCAATGTGTGGTTATACCATTGTAATGAAATTGCTTTATCGAAAAGATAACGTCATCGTTCTTACATTTTGTACGCTTTTAGGCGGTACGCTTTGGATGACGATTGCCACTGTGGCGATGGATATTCCATTACAGTGGGATTTGCTACAAGGTAACGCTTTGTTGAGCATGGTGTATTTAGCAATTGGCGCTACATTACTCACCTCTTATTTATATCAAAAAGCATCTATAGCATTAAACCCAAGCAGTGTTACCGCTTATATCTATATGAGCCCAGCTTGTGTGGCACTTCTTACATTCTTAATACACGGCGAATCTATTTCAACAGTCATTCTATTTGGTATTGCTTTATCAGCCATAGCCACTCTCTTTTTACAGATAATGAATGTTAGAAATAGTCACAAATCGGCGCACTAA
- a CDS encoding IS66 family transposase translates to MKINLPDIPESEQTPLVKGLIGIIEQLSDTVERQQEEITLLKDEINVLKGQKKRSKFKPSKLDTNTDEKSDQGSTDNKRSGSTKRSKNQTLTIHQDNIVQPEQPLPIGARFKGYRDFVVQELEIQSCNVRYRLACYLLPDGSTVTATLPNGLAGQHFGTRLRNYILYQYHQCQVTQPLLLEQLREWGIDISSGQLNRLLTENHDDLHEEKAELLAAGLQSTGYITTDDTGARHQGKNGFVTHIGNEWFVWFQSSDRKNRINFLSLLRAGNKGYQVNTCALNYMATNKLPAPQLALLANTPVTNFGCEEEWSAHLVQLGIVVKRHIQIATEGALLGCASENEALGKLAVISDGAGQFKVLQHGLCWVHAERLVHKLIPLNEGHREDIAQVRDEIWSFYKELKEYKKQPCDTKKSALSKEFDRLFTQKTRYELLNQQLKRLNKLKSSLLLVLERPEIPIHTNGSENDLREQVKRRKVSGGTRSDLGRQCRDTFSSLKKTCRKLGVSFWKYLNDRISQSNVIPSLGSLVLQKAHPASAY, encoded by the coding sequence ATGAAAATTAATCTCCCAGACATTCCAGAGTCAGAGCAAACCCCTTTGGTAAAAGGCTTAATTGGGATCATTGAGCAGCTTTCCGATACGGTTGAGCGCCAACAAGAAGAAATCACCCTCCTTAAAGACGAGATCAACGTACTAAAAGGGCAGAAAAAACGGTCCAAGTTCAAGCCGAGTAAACTCGACACAAATACCGATGAAAAGTCAGACCAAGGCTCGACTGATAACAAACGGTCCGGCTCTACCAAGCGTAGCAAAAATCAAACACTGACCATTCATCAGGATAACATTGTCCAGCCAGAACAACCTTTACCTATCGGGGCACGATTCAAGGGCTACCGAGATTTTGTCGTCCAAGAGTTAGAGATACAGTCGTGCAATGTACGTTATCGCTTAGCTTGCTATCTATTACCTGATGGTTCGACGGTTACCGCTACCTTGCCTAATGGACTAGCAGGCCAACACTTTGGCACTCGACTAAGAAACTACATCCTCTATCAGTATCATCAATGTCAGGTCACTCAGCCTCTGTTGTTGGAACAACTTAGAGAATGGGGTATCGATATTTCCAGTGGCCAATTAAATCGCTTATTGACCGAAAATCATGATGATTTGCATGAAGAAAAAGCCGAACTTCTGGCTGCAGGCCTGCAAAGCACTGGCTATATCACAACAGATGACACCGGAGCTAGGCATCAGGGCAAGAACGGTTTTGTCACCCACATAGGCAATGAGTGGTTTGTTTGGTTTCAAAGTTCAGACCGAAAAAATCGGATCAACTTCCTGTCACTCCTTCGGGCTGGAAACAAGGGTTATCAGGTGAACACCTGCGCACTAAACTATATGGCGACAAATAAACTCCCTGCTCCCCAGTTAGCATTGTTAGCAAACACACCAGTGACCAACTTTGGATGTGAGGAGGAATGGTCTGCTCATCTAGTTCAGCTGGGTATTGTCGTAAAAAGGCATATTCAAATAGCGACTGAAGGTGCCCTATTGGGTTGCGCGTCAGAGAATGAAGCTTTGGGTAAACTCGCTGTGATCAGTGATGGTGCTGGACAGTTTAAGGTTCTACAACATGGTTTGTGCTGGGTACATGCGGAGCGGTTGGTCCACAAGCTTATTCCGTTGAATGAGGGACATCGAGAAGACATCGCACAAGTACGTGATGAGATTTGGTCGTTCTACAAGGAGCTGAAAGAATACAAAAAACAGCCTTGCGACACGAAGAAATCAGCTCTGTCGAAGGAGTTCGATCGGCTATTTACTCAGAAAACCCGCTATGAGCTCCTTAATCAGCAACTAAAGCGGTTAAACAAATTAAAATCAAGCTTATTGCTGGTATTGGAACGACCAGAAATTCCAATCCATACAAATGGAAGCGAAAATGATCTAAGGGAGCAGGTCAAGCGGCGCAAAGTCAGTGGAGGTACTCGTAGTGATCTTGGCCGACAATGCCGAGATACCTTTTCCAGCCTGAAAAAAACGTGCCGAAAATTAGGGGTTTCCTTCTGGAAATATCTCAACGACCGAATTTCTCAAAGTAATGTAATCCCATCTTTAGGCTCTCTGGTGCTCCAGAAAGCCCACCCTGCCTCGGCTTATTGA
- a CDS encoding helix-turn-helix transcriptional regulator, with the protein MKSNVWIKAGIVIIYGSSIDASPHRHHAIQLAWPRNGCSCKLDNNEISTPVIIDSNVEHQLQVDEGWILLVEPTSELGVELSKKLAGQPSKVFKVPLPTIKHTEDIDDLTVLLSPLFESLALSNQFPLINESQIADHRIKKLLHELNQCLDGKCLKPSNWRASDVAQKLALSESRFLHLFSKELGIPWRPYLLWCRMICAVRAILNGESATDAAHMAGFSDSAHLSRTFRKTFGMTIRQANAIFQKS; encoded by the coding sequence ATGAAGTCTAATGTTTGGATCAAGGCAGGTATAGTGATCATATATGGTTCATCTATAGATGCCTCTCCTCATCGTCACCACGCGATTCAACTGGCGTGGCCTAGAAATGGCTGTAGCTGCAAACTAGATAATAATGAAATATCGACACCAGTAATTATTGATTCTAACGTCGAGCATCAGCTACAAGTTGATGAGGGTTGGATCTTGTTGGTCGAGCCCACTAGCGAATTAGGGGTGGAGCTATCTAAGAAATTGGCAGGGCAACCTTCAAAAGTATTTAAAGTGCCTTTACCCACGATTAAACATACAGAAGACATTGATGATTTAACTGTACTACTTTCCCCTTTATTTGAAAGTTTAGCGCTTTCAAATCAATTTCCTCTCATCAATGAAAGTCAGATCGCGGATCATCGCATTAAAAAGCTATTACATGAACTCAACCAATGCTTAGATGGGAAATGCCTTAAACCAAGCAATTGGCGGGCGTCTGATGTTGCTCAAAAACTTGCTCTATCGGAGAGCCGCTTTCTTCACTTATTTAGCAAAGAGCTGGGCATTCCTTGGCGACCATATTTGCTATGGTGTCGAATGATTTGTGCTGTAAGAGCAATATTAAATGGAGAGTCTGCGACAGATGCTGCTCACATGGCAGGCTTTTCTGATAGTGCGCATTTAAGCCGTACTTTTCGAAAAACATTTGGAATGACCATTCGGCAAGCAAACGCTATTTTTCAAAAAAGTTAG
- a CDS encoding STAS/SEC14 domain-containing protein has protein sequence MSALHGLTIEIDRDRNDFFMEIKAIGTLTHADYEKITPIIDEALEGVTVPIVNVYIDGTEFDGWQLQAAWDDLKIGLKHGKKFDKVALYGNQHWQEVMSKIGSWFVSGEVRYFDDPLEALAWLRG, from the coding sequence ATGAGCGCTCTACACGGATTAACCATTGAAATTGATCGTGATCGTAATGACTTCTTTATGGAAATAAAGGCAATCGGCACGCTAACACATGCTGATTATGAAAAAATCACCCCAATCATTGATGAAGCGTTGGAAGGGGTAACGGTACCGATTGTGAATGTCTATATCGATGGAACTGAGTTCGATGGTTGGCAGTTACAAGCCGCGTGGGATGATTTAAAAATAGGGTTAAAACACGGCAAGAAATTCGATAAAGTGGCTTTATATGGTAACCAGCATTGGCAAGAAGTGATGTCAAAAATTGGCAGTTGGTTTGTATCGGGTGAAGTTAGATATTTTGACGATCCACTAGAAGCATTAGCATGGTTAAGAGGCTAG
- a CDS encoding GNAT family N-acetyltransferase, whose product MEFTSAKEEQYNDIARLTASPEELFSFCATGSFPWDKKQIEETAKARKNLTVCIIAGQVVAFSNLYNVVPGESAFIGNVIVGEDFKGQGIGKGLIKHMIEVCRETYDAVPHLSVFNFNTRALLMYSKLGFEPYSVAKHISPQGENVALIHMRLTQRI is encoded by the coding sequence ATGGAATTTACTAGTGCTAAAGAAGAACAATATAATGATATAGCGCGGTTGACTGCATCTCCTGAAGAATTATTTTCATTCTGTGCAACTGGCAGTTTTCCATGGGATAAAAAGCAGATTGAAGAAACAGCAAAAGCTAGAAAAAATTTAACTGTCTGTATTATTGCAGGGCAAGTTGTGGCTTTTAGTAATTTGTACAATGTTGTTCCAGGGGAAAGTGCATTTATTGGAAATGTTATCGTTGGCGAAGATTTTAAAGGACAAGGCATCGGTAAGGGGTTAATCAAGCACATGATAGAAGTTTGCAGGGAAACTTATGATGCAGTGCCGCATTTGTCGGTGTTTAACTTTAATACACGAGCTTTGTTAATGTATAGCAAATTAGGTTTTGAACCTTACTCTGTAGCAAAGCATATATCGCCCCAAGGCGAGAACGTTGCTTTAATCCATATGCGCCTGACGCAACGAATATAA
- the tnpC gene encoding IS66 family transposase codes for MGAQQGHEGKRRKLSKLKKTDTVVPCVPSSLCPCCGDSHIAINQKPSYRHQVHEIPEPIVNITEYQVFHGRCQNCQTSVKGKRPQDTPQGIMGPNLMSYIALLAGQFHLSVRKIQELLKLQLGTSFSTGAISEAQGKVSSMLTPLHQAVRDAIQKAPMVHIDETSHIRNGESSLRWCWLMSSDDWVYERVLFSRSTHSAKVMLNEKFAGVVISDQCASYNWLNPEKHQFCLGHLKRNLQQMADYSGGGGLTAFIGKRLTLLINMIFRTQHRYEENISAEIYFRRMKRLRKSLTRWLHKGADVTTSRYSGRCKFILKHEVSLWVFLTAPLTIPLTNNEAERRLRGSVIMRKISFGTSSDRGDKFRGRIHTLVETCKKRSMSPFIALQQIVNAVVKKQPYPDIFNLCSG; via the coding sequence ATTGGAGCTCAACAAGGTCACGAGGGCAAACGGCGAAAACTGAGCAAACTCAAAAAGACAGATACTGTTGTACCCTGTGTGCCCAGTTCACTGTGCCCTTGTTGTGGCGATAGTCATATCGCGATTAATCAAAAACCATCCTATCGGCATCAAGTGCATGAAATCCCTGAGCCAATTGTAAATATTACTGAATATCAAGTCTTTCATGGCCGGTGTCAAAATTGCCAGACTTCCGTTAAGGGGAAGCGGCCTCAAGATACCCCACAGGGAATAATGGGCCCTAACCTCATGAGCTACATTGCCCTGCTGGCTGGACAGTTTCATCTCAGCGTTCGTAAAATACAAGAATTACTCAAGCTGCAGTTAGGCACCTCCTTTTCCACGGGCGCTATCTCTGAGGCTCAAGGAAAAGTATCATCGATGCTTACGCCTTTACATCAAGCCGTTCGAGACGCCATTCAAAAAGCGCCAATGGTTCATATTGATGAGACTTCTCACATCAGAAATGGTGAAAGCAGCCTACGCTGGTGTTGGCTGATGTCGAGTGATGATTGGGTCTATGAACGTGTTTTGTTTTCACGCTCAACCCACTCGGCAAAAGTGATGCTGAATGAAAAATTTGCTGGGGTTGTTATCTCCGATCAATGTGCCAGCTATAATTGGCTCAATCCTGAAAAACATCAATTTTGCTTAGGCCACCTAAAGCGAAATCTCCAACAAATGGCCGATTACAGTGGGGGGGGGGGGTTAACCGCTTTTATTGGCAAACGACTGACTCTGCTTATCAATATGATTTTTCGCACTCAACATCGTTATGAAGAAAACATTTCAGCGGAGATATACTTTCGGAGAATGAAGCGATTGAGAAAGAGCTTAACGCGCTGGTTACACAAAGGCGCGGATGTCACAACATCTAGATATAGCGGTCGATGTAAATTCATTCTTAAGCACGAAGTCAGTTTGTGGGTATTTCTGACGGCTCCCTTAACAATCCCATTAACCAACAATGAAGCCGAGCGCCGGTTACGTGGAAGCGTGATCATGCGAAAAATCAGTTTTGGTACAAGCTCCGATCGCGGTGATAAGTTTCGAGGCCGAATACACACTCTTGTTGAAACCTGCAAGAAACGAAGTATGTCACCATTTATCGCTCTTCAACAGATTGTCAATGCTGTCGTGAAAAAACAGCCATATCCTGACATCTTCAATCTTTGTTCAGGGTAG
- a CDS encoding transglutaminase-like domain-containing protein translates to MSELSKDYRQETSMLDFMHPYIQNLVERREWKKLSQFDAIGAIYNYVRDEVRFGYNKDDRLAASQVLKDGYGQCNTKGTLLMALLRAVGIATRFHGFTIYNELQRGAIPNYLFKVAPARIIHSWVEVYHDGRWINLEGYILDKDYLKQVQKQFAEQSDSFSGYAIATKCLSNPEVDWKGKDTYIQSEGIADDFGVFTQPEDFYSVHGSNLSGIKKVVFRYVLRHLMNLNVNKIRTNGISNKKVT, encoded by the coding sequence ATGAGTGAGCTATCAAAAGATTATCGACAAGAAACGTCAATGCTGGATTTCATGCACCCGTATATCCAAAACTTGGTTGAGAGAAGAGAGTGGAAAAAACTGTCTCAATTTGACGCTATTGGTGCAATTTATAATTATGTAAGAGACGAGGTTCGTTTCGGCTATAACAAAGATGACCGTTTGGCAGCTAGCCAAGTATTAAAAGATGGTTACGGGCAATGTAATACTAAAGGAACGTTATTAATGGCGTTGCTCCGTGCTGTAGGTATTGCTACTCGTTTTCACGGTTTTACTATTTATAATGAGTTACAGCGAGGGGCAATCCCGAACTACCTTTTTAAGGTCGCGCCAGCTCGTATCATCCATAGCTGGGTGGAAGTTTATCACGATGGGCGTTGGATTAACTTGGAAGGGTATATCTTAGATAAAGATTACTTAAAGCAAGTTCAAAAGCAATTTGCCGAACAAAGTGATTCGTTTTCAGGCTACGCAATTGCAACCAAATGCTTGTCTAATCCTGAGGTTGACTGGAAAGGGAAAGATACCTATATACAGAGTGAAGGGATTGCTGATGACTTTGGCGTATTCACTCAGCCAGAAGATTTCTATTCAGTACATGGTAGTAATTTGTCTGGTATAAAAAAAGTGGTGTTTCGATATGTACTCCGCCACTTAATGAACTTAAATGTGAATAAGATTCGTACAAACGGGATTTCAAATAAAAAGGTAACTTAA
- a CDS encoding ASCH domain-containing protein, translating into MEEQSQIYLDTYLSSLSESERKKYQSFSSDYFCADEHNANLCAELIRIGQKTATCSLNYWYESDEEPMPTVGHLLVVVDWNGKPICIVEIDSVEKCKYSEVTAEFAYAEGEGDRSLKWWRKAHWDFFAKECIELGIEPNENMVLVLERFHVVHQ; encoded by the coding sequence ATGGAAGAACAGTCTCAAATCTACCTAGACACATACCTCAGCTCTCTAAGTGAATCTGAGCGTAAAAAGTATCAATCATTCAGTTCGGATTATTTCTGTGCTGATGAGCATAATGCCAATTTATGCGCTGAATTAATTCGAATAGGTCAAAAGACAGCAACTTGCAGCCTTAATTATTGGTATGAATCAGATGAAGAACCAATGCCAACTGTTGGTCATTTATTGGTTGTCGTTGATTGGAATGGAAAGCCAATTTGTATTGTCGAAATCGACTCAGTTGAAAAGTGTAAATACAGTGAAGTCACGGCAGAATTTGCTTATGCAGAAGGTGAAGGTGACCGTTCACTTAAATGGTGGCGCAAAGCCCATTGGGATTTCTTCGCTAAAGAGTGCATTGAGTTAGGTATTGAGCCAAATGAAAATATGGTACTTGTTTTAGAACGATTCCATGTGGTTCATCAATAG
- a CDS encoding outer membrane beta-barrel protein: protein MKITTIASVITTALIPVMFTSTCMAYTSNDVESVNSGDVASTAEVQSDTTTKAATMPRFDDSPRYFVGIIAGESKLNGTDIATLGSDSQEASSPDASGFGGLSIGRYSASGGSRIYYSYEQHSADTQFSSALSYSTKTSLHLLNADRVFRVDKSVNPFIGLHFGYGKTKSDSELSSGYKDSGLVFGLQAGVAWRASEQFTIELGLRHTVLPDNSKEWSATSGGNTYKFQSTQSTLSSAYLGANYRF, encoded by the coding sequence GTGAAAATAACCACGATCGCATCCGTCATTACTACCGCTTTAATTCCCGTCATGTTTACATCAACATGTATGGCATATACATCGAATGATGTTGAATCGGTAAATAGTGGAGACGTTGCAAGTACAGCGGAAGTACAGAGTGATACAACAACGAAAGCAGCAACAATGCCTCGTTTTGATGATTCGCCACGTTATTTTGTCGGCATTATAGCAGGCGAAAGTAAGTTAAATGGAACCGATATTGCTACATTAGGCAGCGATTCTCAAGAAGCCTCAAGCCCTGATGCAAGTGGCTTTGGTGGTTTGTCTATAGGTCGATACAGCGCTAGTGGTGGCAGCCGTATATATTACAGCTATGAGCAGCATTCGGCAGACACACAATTTAGCTCTGCCTTATCTTACTCGACGAAAACGAGCTTGCATTTACTGAATGCTGATCGTGTTTTTCGTGTAGATAAAAGCGTAAACCCTTTTATCGGATTACATTTTGGTTATGGTAAAACGAAATCTGATTCCGAACTTTCTAGTGGTTATAAAGACTCTGGGCTTGTCTTTGGTTTACAAGCAGGTGTTGCTTGGCGTGCCAGTGAACAATTTACCATTGAGCTAGGGCTTCGCCATACGGTTTTGCCTGATAACTCTAAAGAATGGTCTGCGACAAGCGGTGGTAACACCTATAAGTTTCAGTCAACGCAAAGTACATTGTCTTCAGCGTATTTGGGGGCTAATTACCGCTTCTAA
- a CDS encoding 6-carboxytetrahydropterin synthase — translation MKLFVRDLTVIDASYLCDERGMVGESWILDVVMSGELNEMSMLLDFSRVKKQIKFLVDEHVDHRLIVPSNNTAIRTATTKSGYATVDLLRGDKSIHLHSPEEAYCFIDAEKVTIESVTAYLHNVLKGNLPDNVEGLELTLRHEKIDGPFYHYSHGLKKHDGNCQRIAHGHRSPVELFVDGARHTELEQQWANRWEDIYLGTKEDMISVAELNLSEHATFISDDGYFGFRYTAPQGEFELAIAKSETEIIDTDTTVELLASYIANEVKQSLSDESLEVVAYEGVGKGAMASA, via the coding sequence TTGAAGCTATTTGTCAGAGATCTTACGGTTATTGACGCCTCATACTTGTGTGACGAGCGTGGAATGGTCGGTGAAAGTTGGATTCTTGATGTGGTGATGTCGGGCGAACTGAATGAAATGAGTATGCTGCTTGATTTCAGTCGTGTGAAAAAGCAAATTAAGTTCTTGGTTGATGAGCATGTCGATCATCGTTTGATTGTGCCAAGCAACAATACTGCAATTCGGACAGCGACCACTAAATCAGGTTATGCGACGGTAGATTTACTGCGTGGTGATAAAAGTATTCACCTACATAGCCCTGAAGAAGCATACTGCTTTATTGATGCAGAAAAAGTAACGATTGAATCTGTGACGGCTTACCTGCATAACGTACTTAAAGGTAACTTGCCTGATAACGTTGAAGGGTTAGAGCTTACTTTACGTCATGAAAAGATTGATGGTCCTTTTTATCATTACAGTCATGGTTTAAAAAAGCATGACGGCAACTGCCAGCGTATTGCTCATGGCCATCGCTCTCCCGTTGAACTGTTTGTTGATGGCGCTCGCCATACTGAACTTGAACAGCAATGGGCAAATCGTTGGGAAGATATTTATTTAGGCACGAAAGAAGACATGATTTCTGTGGCTGAATTAAACCTTAGCGAACACGCTACATTTATTAGCGACGATGGTTATTTTGGGTTTCGTTATACTGCGCCGCAAGGTGAATTCGAGCTCGCAATAGCGAAATCAGAAACTGAAATTATTGATACCGACACTACTGTCGAGTTATTGGCATCGTATATTGCTAATGAAGTGAAGCAATCATTGAGTGATGAATCGCTTGAGGTCGTTGCTTATGAAGGTGTCGGTAAAGGCGCAATGGCTTCAGCTTAA
- a CDS encoding DsbA family oxidoreductase yields the protein MSKLRNIRIDIVSDVVCPWCIIGYRRLEEALGAFEGKINVELYWQPFQINPDMPSEGENLGEHLTKKYGLTSEQSQANRENLIQIGESLDFTFNFTPEXKIYNTFKAHQLLHWAAKQGRQHALKLALFDAYFTEQKDPSDIELLVTAAMQVGLDGEEARAVLTDERFADDVKMNQQTWTNSGIQSVPSIVLDQKYLISGAQDPETFIQSIQQVLDDAR from the coding sequence ATGTCAAAGCTCCGTAATATTCGTATCGATATCGTCTCTGATGTTGTATGCCCGTGGTGTATTATTGGCTATAGACGCCTTGAAGAAGCACTTGGTGCATTTGAAGGAAAGATAAACGTAGAGCTGTATTGGCAACCTTTCCAAATTAACCCTGATATGCCAAGTGAAGGGGAGAATTTAGGCGAGCACCTAACCAAGAAGTACGGATTAACGTCAGAGCAAAGCCAAGCTAACCGTGAAAATCTGATTCAGATCGGGGAGTCTTTAGATTTTACGTTCAACTTCACCCCTGAATNTAAAATTTATAACACATTTAAAGCACATCAGTTATTACATTGGGCTGCAAAGCAGGGTAGGCAACATGCATTAAAGTTAGCCTTATTTGATGCTTATTTTACCGAGCAGAAAGATCCGAGTGATATTGAATTACTGGTAACGGCTGCAATGCAGGTCGGGTTAGATGGTGAAGAAGCGCGTGCGGTATTAACCGATGAACGTTTTGCTGATGATGTGAAAATGAATCAACAAACTTGGACAAATAGTGGTATTCAGTCTGTCCCTTCGATTGTATTGGATCAGAAATATCTAATTTCTGGAGCGCAAGATCCTGAAACATTCATTCAGTCGATTCAGCAAGTGCTTGATGACGCTCGCTAA